The Gossypium hirsutum isolate 1008001.06 chromosome D06, Gossypium_hirsutum_v2.1, whole genome shotgun sequence genome contains the following window.
cactaaaaaaatatttttttattataataattaacgtGACATGTTGGTGGCATCAATCTCTTTGACTCCACTAACTTTTATTAttcatttcaaatcatttatgTACATAATAAAAAAAGTGGGTCATTTTCGTAATTTAGTAAAACTTTaaggtcattttaataaaaacttcaCGAACAAAACCACTAACATTTaactatttaactaaaaaattgattatattaaaaaagcaaaaaaaaaaaaagactaaaatgaaaaacACGCTTTCACAGTCTCTCTTTAAAATCGtcctattttttcaaaataataataaaaaaagacgaATTATTAtgccaaataattttttttagatatttatattttcaaaatcataatttttagatatttatgatTTCAAAATAGTAAAATGGGCTATCCAAGTTGCCCGAATTTGATTCGAATGAGTTTGAATAAGAAATTTGAAATGTCGGGCCGCGACCCAAGCCATGTACAGCTCTTGTGCTTCAGTAGTTTCACCAATAAAACCCTGTGCATCAGCCCTCAAGAACCAAATCTATTAGAAATACAATTTCACCAATAATCTCCACAAGAACAGGTTCCATTCTTGAAGTGGTGAAATCGCTGCATATCTCGAACTATGATTTCTCCTCCGGTTACGAGTGAAATGTATTTAGTTGCGGTATGACAGTCGCCACAAACTCTCAGGTTTTTTCTGATATGTATAGGTGTGCCTTGGCTGGTATTCAACAGTCCGAATGCGATTGCTAGCCTCTCACTGTGTGTGCTGTTCAGTTGCTCTTTAACGTCGTCTTCCACATCATGAATCGAACTTGTGTCAGGAGCATAACCGGCAGCTTTGATCTTATTTCCTAGCTCCTCGAGGAAAGCATAGATCCGTTTAGACTGAGGGTGGTTTGTGGTTCCAGAGTAGAAACTGTGAACTTCATTTCTCAACTCAACTACACTGCAGCCGGGTGTTTTCTGAAGCCCTTTCTTTTTCATCGTAGTTCGAACTTTGGCTACTTCACCCCACATTGAAGCTGTTGCGTATATGTTAGCAAGCAGTACATGGTATCCACCTTCATCCGGATTTAATGCAAACAGTTTGTTTGCAGCCTTCTCACCTAAATCGACATTTTTATGGATTTTGCAAGCTCCCAACATGGCACCATATACATTAATCCCTGGCTCAATAGGCATCTTTCGAATGAAATTCCAAGCTTCATTTAGTCGACCAGCTCGACCAAGAAGGTCAACCATGGCTCCATAGTGGTCCATACCAGGCTCTATGCCATAATCTCTCTTCATGCTGGTAAAGTAGCTAAGCCCCTCTTCCACCATACCTGCATGGCTGCAAGCAGACAGAACACTTAGGAATGTCACATCATTTGGCTTCATGACGCCCTTTTGCATTTCATTGAACAATTCTAAAGCAGCTTTTCCGAGCCCATGTGTCCCATAGCCATCTATCATAGCATTCCAAGTCGTTACATGCCGCTCATTCATCCTATCGAAAAGCTTCCTGGCAGTGTGAATTGCTCCACACTTTGCATACATGTCAACCAGTGCGGTCATCACGAAAATATCATCATCCAAACAACTTCTAATACAAAATCCATGAATCCACTTTGCTTGCCGTGTAACTGATAATTCCGCCAGAGCAGGAATCACACTCACCATTGTGAAAGTATCCGGTCTCATGTTTCGAGAATGCATCTCGTAAAAGTAGTTCAAAGCATCATTAACGCGTCCATTTTGCGCAAAGCCTAAAATCATAGCATTCCAAGAAACAAGGGTCTTACCAcgcaattttttgaaaatatccaCAGCAAGGTCAACTCTCTTACATTTGGAGTACATGGAAATCAAAGAGTTCATAACAGAAACATTGGTACCAAGTTTCAACTTATCCGATAACTTATGAACAAACATTCCTCGGTCAAGATCACCCAAATCAGCACAAGCACGAGCAGCTCCCATTATAGTAACATCAGTCGGTTCCACTCCTTCATCCAACATCTTCTCAAAAATAGCCATCGCTTCCTCAGCATACCCACTTCGAACATAACCATCGATCATTGAATTCCACGATACCATAGTCCTCCGTTTCATCCCATCAAAGACCAACCTCCCAATTCCAATATACCTGCATTTCGAATACATATCAACCAATGCAGTATTCACATTCACAAGCCCTTCAAAACCCGCTCTTAAAACATAACCATGAATCGACCTCCCTATCTTAACCAATCCCATATCAGCCACTGAAGGCAAAATGGAAACAAGGGTAACAGAATCAGGTCTTTGCCCTTCCTCCTGCATCTTAACAACTAAACCCAAAGCAAGTTTAGCCAATCCATTCTGCGCAAACCCAGAAATAATCGTattccaagaaaccaaatctctCTCAGGCATTCTATCAAACATCTTATAAGCTTCCTCAATTTGTCTACATTTTGCATACACATTAACCACTCCAGTCATTGCAAAGACATTTGAAGAAAACCCATTTTTTATCAACTGCCCATGTATCTCCTTCCCTCTTCTAAGCTCCCCTTTATCCCCACAAACTTTCAACAAGTAAGTAAAGTTATAAACAACAGGCTTAACATTATCAGCTTTCATCCTAACAAAAAACAATAAAGCTTCGTGTAACGATGAGTACTTGGCATACCCTTTAAGCAAAGTGTAATAAAGAACTTCGGGTTTATCTTGGATAGGTTCGAAAACGCGGGCAGCTTCAGCAATGCAACCGTGGTTGCAGAAAAGGCTAAGGAGTTTGGTTTGAAACAAGTGCTCGGTGTAGAGATTGGATTTGATTATATGGGGAAGGATTTGGTAAACTTCTTTAATGGAAGTAGAGAGTTCTAAAAGGATAGCTGCTGGGTGTTTATAAACATGGAGAGGAATCTGAGTTCTTTGAGAAAGCGTGTGGGAACGAGAATGGAGTTTTGGGGTTGGGATTTCGGTGATAGTTGGAGAAGAAGATATGAGCTGAGAGCTCATGGCTGTTTTCTACCAATGCAATGTTACATTCTCATGAGCTTCAATTCAATGGCTTCTTCAAATGAGAGGACTGAAACTGGATTAGGATTGCgagattttttcttttcattttcttttggaTTTGTTTGTGATAAAATGGGCCGAATAAAGAAAAATCATGGGCCAAGTAATTTCTAATTTGGTCTAATTCTAAATTTCATCCTTGTGAAACTTAAGAAGTTAGTCCATCTATTTTTTTGCCAGAAAGTCCCTCTATTTTAGTTTGTCAAAATTTGATCCTTATATGTTATAAAAACCAATAAATTAGTCCAATTATTggtaaatatatgaatttgagcTATTGATTTTTACtaataaatttacatataaattGATGAACTATTGATTTTTGCTAAAtgcttacatataaattattgaattgttgattttatgtataaatttaacACCAAGATTAATATTTACCCAATTTGactaacttattttaattttcataaaatacgATGATTaaattctaacaaattaaaatagaagaactaatttatcaattttatataATACAATCTTacacatttctattaaaaaagaacaaataattGCAAATTTCTATCAACAAGGTAAGCATTAAGCTTTTGAATTATCAATTAATTACGATAAACTATTTGAATTATCAATTAATTACGATAAACTATCTCCTCAATCACTCTAAAATTAGGTCATTCTTATTTTGTtcaccctaatttttttttgttaatttggtcgCCGATGTTaaagaaattgatcaaattgacCACTCAACAATTAAATCCATCTCTTCTACTGataatttttccttattttttctcttctctccttTACTTCATCTTTTCCCTTCTAACCCAAGAACCCTAACTGCTGCCTCTTTAAAGATGTCATCGTTGCTTTCATCGAACAATCATTGACAAGCTTAAAAGTAGAAAGACATCTCAAAATAAGGCCATATAAACAACGAGATTAAGAGGTTAGAGCATGAAAAATATAAAGCTTTGGGAGTGACCTCACAATTTTTGAGGGTTTTCTTTGAGAAATCCAAGCCTATAGATTTGAAAACGAAGCTTTGGGCTTCACATCAGTAGTTTTAGATTGAGAGTCTATGTAAAGACCTAGTTtctagtggtgtcaaaaaatacGGTTTTGAGACCTCGTTTTCATAAactgagtccgtaaatattaaatagagatatttatggagttagtatattgatgaattgaaatttggttaagcGGTTTAACTGAAATTGTGAGTATTtaaggctcaaggactaaattgtaaaagtttaatcgcTATAGGTTTCTAATTAGATTAAGACTTGGGGACTTAAATAACAATTATTCAAAGACTAAAATAGCTAATAGACCAATTTTAAGTTGATGATAGTGggatgtgatgtttattatcatTAGCCTaagttaattaaagattatggtttaattaattatgattatgtAAATTAACTaagcttaattaaaattaaacaaacaatATAAGctaattaaatgggaaaaagataaaaaaaagctATCATCATCTTCCTCCTACATCGTCCACCATAaccaaagaagaaagaaaagcttTAAAACCCTTAAACATTCGACCTTCAAAATTCAAGTAAGTCTCtaaccatttttctttgatttttgtagatttgaggtcatgggagcgtgatttagctagcccatgtaccaatttgtaaaattgtcaaAGTTTTTGAAACCTGCCATTGTTGATATTTGAATGAATTTGGtgtgaaattgttagaaattaagtttaggatatgaaaataactaaattgtaaagcttaattgttagtttcgAACATTAggggccaaattgaataaaatgcaaaattttcatgaattgtTGGTAGGAATAGAAAATAGAGGGTCACTAATAAGTTTAGGTGAAATTAGATTTTAATCTAAAGccctaaattgaaagttatgcttgtcttaattttaaggactaaattaaataaattataaaatatgtgaaattttacATTTGATTCTAATTTGGCTGGAAATTGATAATGTGATacgttttatgattattttagctAACGACAACACCAAACAaccgagagggaaaggaaaagagaaaatcgtTGACGAGTAACGCACGAAACCTCAGTTTGTACTATTATTCTTAGGATAgaattatttgattttgtatcTATGCTTATTGAGTGATTAGTTATTGGGATGAGTCAATTTtcaataatatgaaatgttttgattGAATTGCTATGGTTGAGATTGTATATCGAAACAAGGACTAAATAGAATAGAATAGAAAATgatgtgattaattgataaatgataattgaaatgaaattgagttgaaatatGCTATGTTATAGATAGATTGATGATAAATTGTGAATATGGAATGTGAATTGAACATTAATACtttattaactagtcgggctaagtcggatatagttgacatgccataggattggattCTGTATTGGTTTATGTGTTTACACGCCAGGATGCACTTCGTCTGCCAGTATGCACTTTACATGCTAGTTTTCCCTTACTCTATTTTTTTGCTAATGCACTTCAATGCTAGTATGATGTGTTGGTTGGACGATCCGTGTATCTGTCTGAGTCCAAGTCGGGTTAATAGGGGTCACTAATAATAAGTTTGGTAACTaatattgaaatgaattgatatgatgTTGAGATTTTGAATATGTTCATATATGATTGATTTGAGAAGTATGTGTTTTATTATGCAAGCAAGTGAAATCGAGCCTGACATGTTGAATCGAACGTGAATGAGTCAATAGACTCCAAAATCGGATAGAATGGTAAGTATAAGGTAAGTGAATTGAAATTGTTATATAAAATTGATCCAATTGATaccatttccatatatatatattgatgttaATTGAAGATTGGATACAAGTTCAAAATGGTAGTGGAAAGATAAAAATGAATAGGTCAAATATGAACTTGCTTGCAAAGATGCCAATGTTATGTATGCATAGTTGTTGAAATCCTATTTGACTATAAGCATATAATGTTTATTTGTAAAGCATGTAACAAATGATGGATTTGGTATGATTGATGAATGTCTATTTAGGTTGAATTGTTAATTGGTATATGTATTATGTAATAACAATGTAGTTATGCTTTTATATCTTCAATCATGAACGTACCATTGAGCCCTATTGCTCGACGTACAACTTGTTTTCTCCATGTGCAAGTTTGGGTATTCCTCGAAGCCTCAGGACCTAAAGTCAACATCCAACCACCGTTTCCGACTTAACAAAGTTTGTATAGTGTGTTTCATTTTGGTCTTGTGGCATATACCTAGGGACATTTTGTTTAATGTTACAAATGGTTATTTGGTTGTATAAAGGTTGTGATATTGTGAAATTGATTTTGGTAATGcatatatatggttttaatgaCTTAGTATTTTTGTTTTGGCAAATTTTAGGTAATTAGAATGATTGATTGTGACCTTGGAGCCAAATGATAGTTAATATGCTAGGTTGGCAACATTGGAAAATAGGAACTTAGTGGTCTATTTCCAATGTCGCGACGCCACACTCTCAATGTCATGACATTGACCCTGTCCTATTTTGAaatcttttcaatttggtcctcagGTTGGGAAGTTTGACTATTGTCTTTAAAGTTGTGATATCAAGCATTGGAAGTCGCAACGCCCACTTGACCTACCTTTCAAACTTTCAATTTAGTTCTAGTTCGACCCTGAGATGGTATTGAGCTTTCATAAGGTTGTATATGACctagaaatattatataaataaatatattatgttttaCACTTGTAAcacatatatattaaatgattaatGATGGATTTTGTTTGTAATCGATCGTATTTGCTCCAACAATAAATGTGACATCTTATAGCTCGGACCCGACGATTAagttgggtatggggtgttacaatttaacaTCGAAGAAGACATCAAATGATCACAATAGCGATAGTGAGAAGTGGCAACCATAGGTaaggagaagaaagaagaaggaaaatagGGAGAAAGAAGAAACGCCTGTCATCGTTGTTCATTGATAGGATAACACTCGCTGGCCATGGTTTAATGGATGAATTGACGACATCTTTAAGGGAGGTGGCGGCTAGGGTTTTTGGGTTAGAAGGAAgaacatgaaaaaaataaaaaagaaaaaagagaaaaaaagaaaaaagaaaataaaaaaaaatgaaactagagatttcttttaaatttaatgacGGAGTGACCAAATTGATCAATTTATTTAATGATAGTaaccaaattaattaaaacaatttgaggtgaccaaaataggaacgaCCTAATTTTAGAATGACTAACAAGTAGTTTACTCATTAATTACaagtgtaattttgtaaaatgagtCAAATATGCTATGACTTTTATAACAGATTTTGTTTATGAGATCGACAGAACCTATTGAAGTCCTTTTGTTTGTTTGGTTGTGTTTATGGCTAGTAGGAGGGGTGGTCTCATGTTACTTCTGAATTAGATTGTAAAAGGCTCATCTCAAGATTGAAGAATCATTCTTCATTCAGAAATTGGATGACTAAAGCGATTGAGGACAATACCCTTTTCCTTTTTGCTCATTTCTCTAATGTTGATTTTAGTTTTGTGCCTAGGGATGCTAATGCCAATTGGGTAGCTTGGAAGACCCACTCAAGGACTTGTCCTTTTGATTGGGTGAGTTCGCTACCTTCTGTTATTTTAAGGGTAAAGTACTTAGTTGGTCATCCAATTTTTAAGAGGTTTTCATTTtgatcaccaaaaaaaaaaatttattgcaaTTTCATCACCCAACTTTTGAGGTGCTGTTTAATCAACCAAGCATTAATTAAATATCTAATGAGGGTTAATTGTTAATGCCACATTATGTTTACATATTTGTTTTGGTCAcctaaaatatgaatattttaagtaTTGATCGGGGTAAAAAATATTAAGGATTGAAGTGAAACTGTAGTAGAAACTAAAAGAGTAAACTCTACaattagtcacccaactattagcgtggttctattttggtcacaaaactataaaaaaatttaatttcgtcACAAATGTTTTTAATTGTTCTGTTTTGGTCATTCTTCGTTAAATGGTTAATGGAAATGAAGCCGtgacctttttttttaaactggTATAATAACACATATAGTCCTCAATACTTCACATTCTATCAAATTAATCTTAATTCTATagaattcaataaatttaactcacCACGTTTACAAATTCTATAAATTTGAttctaaacacatataattaaataattattatatattatgaaaaagtaaaaaaatacatattttgtAACTTCTCCTGTTCTCTTTCCTTTTTTGGTGGATCTAATGCAACAAAGCTACTGGTTATTGGAGCTTGACAGTTTGGCTTTCTTCTTGGAGGTGCTGCAAGTGATCTCATCAACCAATAGGTAAAAATAATTGCAACAGCAAGCCCAGCGCAATAGGC
Protein-coding sequences here:
- the LOC107955338 gene encoding pentatricopeptide repeat-containing protein At1g11290, chloroplastic: MSSQLISSSPTITEIPTPKLHSRSHTLSQRTQIPLHVYKHPAAILLELSTSIKEVYQILPHIIKSNLYTEHLFQTKLLSLFCNHGCIAEAARVFEPIQDKPEVLYYTLLKGYAKYSSLHEALLFFVRMKADNVKPVVYNFTYLLKVCGDKGELRRGKEIHGQLIKNGFSSNVFAMTGVVNVYAKCRQIEEAYKMFDRMPERDLVSWNTIISGFAQNGLAKLALGLVVKMQEEGQRPDSVTLVSILPSVADMGLVKIGRSIHGYVLRAGFEGLVNVNTALVDMYSKCRYIGIGRLVFDGMKRRTMVSWNSMIDGYVRSGYAEEAMAIFEKMLDEGVEPTDVTIMGAARACADLGDLDRGMFVHKLSDKLKLGTNVSVMNSLISMYSKCKRVDLAVDIFKKLRGKTLVSWNAMILGFAQNGRVNDALNYFYEMHSRNMRPDTFTMVSVIPALAELSVTRQAKWIHGFCIRSCLDDDIFVMTALVDMYAKCGAIHTARKLFDRMNERHVTTWNAMIDGYGTHGLGKAALELFNEMQKGVMKPNDVTFLSVLSACSHAGMVEEGLSYFTSMKRDYGIEPGMDHYGAMVDLLGRAGRLNEAWNFIRKMPIEPGINVYGAMLGACKIHKNVDLGEKAANKLFALNPDEGGYHVLLANIYATASMWGEVAKVRTTMKKKGLQKTPGCSVVELRNEVHSFYSGTTNHPQSKRIYAFLEELGNKIKAAGYAPDTSSIHDVEDDVKEQLNSTHSERLAIAFGLLNTSQGTPIHIRKNLRVCGDCHTATKYISLVTGGEIIVRDMQRFHHFKNGTCSCGDYW